In Brevundimonas subvibrioides, a genomic segment contains:
- a CDS encoding SPOR domain-containing protein, with amino-acid sequence MSHDDDYRPRERGAYTPPTDDDLPFNRGGFDARRGPPAKAPPVTLIVSAGVLLVLIIAVVLFYRSGLRSSNDAPPAIGTPVAQIRVAPTEDAQPIDPEAGVGLYDQAEDVTTPPAFTPPPETPRPRPLPRPIEVAGPVTPPVTRPATTSAPTRPAPATTTTPPAAANGAGGSAAVQIGAFSSTVIADREYAAMAARFPQFARNATKRVQEVTASNGSTVYRTTFTGLSAEDARSFCSAIKAGGGDCLVR; translated from the coding sequence ATGTCCCACGACGACGATTACCGCCCCCGGGAACGCGGTGCCTATACGCCTCCCACCGACGACGACCTGCCGTTCAACCGGGGTGGCTTCGATGCGCGCCGCGGCCCGCCGGCCAAGGCTCCTCCCGTCACCCTGATCGTCAGTGCCGGGGTTCTGCTGGTCCTGATCATCGCGGTCGTGCTGTTCTATCGCTCGGGCCTGCGGTCCTCGAACGATGCCCCGCCGGCGATCGGCACGCCGGTGGCCCAGATCCGCGTCGCCCCGACCGAGGACGCCCAGCCCATCGACCCGGAAGCGGGCGTCGGCCTGTACGACCAGGCCGAGGACGTGACCACCCCACCCGCCTTCACGCCTCCGCCCGAAACGCCCCGGCCCCGTCCTCTGCCGCGCCCGATCGAGGTGGCCGGGCCCGTGACCCCGCCTGTGACGCGCCCGGCCACCACCTCCGCTCCGACCCGCCCTGCCCCGGCGACCACGACGACCCCGCCCGCCGCCGCCAACGGCGCGGGCGGATCGGCCGCCGTGCAGATCGGTGCGTTTTCCTCGACTGTCATCGCCGACCGCGAATACGCCGCCATGGCCGCGCGCTTCCCGCAGTTTGCGCGGAACGCCACCAAGCGGGTGCAGGAGGTGACAGCGTCCAACGGCTCGACCGTCTATCGCACCACCTTCACTGGCCTGAGCGCCGAGGATGCCCGCAGCTTCTGCTCGGCGATCAAGGCCGGCGGCGGCGACTGCCTGGTGCGATAG
- a CDS encoding deoxyguanosinetriphosphate triphosphohydrolase yields the protein MKPDTVSHNRLRSPYAETPETSRGRLIPETPSRTRSAFARDRDRIIHCTAFRRLKEKTQVFVAHEGDHYRTRLTHSLEVSQIARSLAHALGLDQDLAETIALAHDLGHPPFGHAGEDELQARMVAWGGFDHNVQTFRVVTDLEVRYPAWRGLNLTWETLEGVIKHNGPVSHRLDDPAWKAIADYGRGWDLSLDGFASLEAQCAAIADDIAYNNHDVDDGVQAGLFTLADLADVPLIGPVLHDTRRDWPDVDERMIRLEAVRRMIGVMVDDVLAETTRLLAEHRIGSVQDVRTAPRALVQFSPGMLADLGVLRRFLYERMYRHYRVNRTRSQARRILAEMFTLFMAEPEVLPTEWAFSAEGTEARRARAVCDYIAGMTDRYAIEEHSRLFNLDIGLDL from the coding sequence ATGAAGCCTGACACCGTGAGCCATAATCGCCTGCGAAGCCCCTATGCCGAGACGCCCGAGACTTCGCGCGGGCGGCTGATCCCCGAGACCCCCAGCCGGACGCGTAGTGCCTTCGCCCGCGACCGCGACCGGATCATCCACTGCACCGCTTTCCGTCGGCTGAAGGAAAAAACCCAGGTCTTCGTGGCGCACGAGGGCGACCATTACCGGACCCGCCTGACCCACAGCCTGGAGGTCAGCCAGATCGCCCGGTCCCTGGCCCATGCGCTCGGGCTGGATCAGGACCTGGCCGAGACCATCGCCCTGGCCCATGATCTGGGGCATCCACCGTTCGGCCATGCGGGCGAGGACGAGCTGCAGGCCCGGATGGTGGCCTGGGGCGGGTTCGATCATAACGTCCAGACCTTCCGCGTCGTCACCGACCTGGAGGTCCGCTATCCGGCCTGGCGCGGGCTGAACCTGACTTGGGAGACGCTGGAAGGCGTCATCAAGCACAACGGCCCCGTCTCGCACCGGCTGGACGATCCGGCGTGGAAGGCGATCGCCGACTATGGCCGGGGCTGGGACCTGTCGCTGGACGGCTTTGCCTCGCTGGAGGCCCAGTGCGCTGCCATCGCCGATGACATCGCCTACAACAACCACGATGTGGACGACGGGGTTCAGGCCGGCCTGTTCACGCTGGCCGATCTGGCCGACGTGCCGCTGATCGGGCCGGTGCTGCACGATACCCGCCGCGACTGGCCCGATGTCGATGAGCGCATGATCCGGCTGGAGGCCGTGCGGCGCATGATTGGCGTGATGGTCGATGACGTGCTGGCCGAGACCACCCGCCTGCTGGCCGAACACCGCATCGGCTCGGTTCAGGATGTTCGGACCGCACCGCGTGCCCTGGTGCAGTTCTCGCCCGGCATGCTGGCCGACCTGGGGGTGCTCCGCCGGTTCCTGTATGAGCGGATGTATCGCCACTATCGCGTCAACCGGACCCGCAGCCAGGCCCGGCGCATCCTGGCGGAGATGTTCACCCTGTTCATGGCCGAGCCGGAGGTTCTGCCGACCGAATGGGCCTTCTCTGCCGAAGGCACGGAGGCTCGCCGCGCCCGCGCTGTTTGCGACTATATTGCGGGCATGACGGACCGCTATGCGATCGAGGAACATTCCAGGCTGTTCAACCTCGACATTGGCCTCGATCTCTGA
- the erpA gene encoding iron-sulfur cluster insertion protein ErpA — translation MTSVQSEAPTFTLSTRAPEGIVLADSAARRLARLAEVEGHPVLLRVAVEGGGCSGFQYRLDLVETAEADDIRIETAGQAALIDPVSVPFLKGSEIAWVDELAGAQFVIRNPNAATSCGCGVSFSI, via the coding sequence ATGACCAGCGTCCAATCCGAGGCACCAACCTTCACCCTGTCGACGCGTGCGCCCGAGGGCATCGTGCTGGCCGATAGCGCGGCCAGACGTCTGGCCAGACTGGCCGAGGTCGAGGGCCACCCCGTCCTGCTCCGTGTCGCGGTCGAGGGCGGCGGCTGTTCGGGCTTCCAGTACCGGCTCGATCTGGTGGAAACGGCCGAGGCCGACGACATCCGCATCGAGACGGCGGGTCAGGCGGCCCTGATCGATCCGGTCTCGGTGCCGTTTCTCAAGGGTTCGGAGATCGCCTGGGTCGACGAGCTGGCCGGTGCCCAGTTCGTGATCCGCAATCCGAACGCGGCCACCAGCTGCGGCTGCGGGGTCAGCTTCTCGATCTAG
- the flgC gene encoding flagellar basal body rod protein FlgC: protein MSDPVNGRNGAPRNSAMAVAASALTAQQSRMRIIAENIANAESTARTAGGQPYRRQIPVFEARQIDGATGVSLAEVRPDQSDFRREYDPSHPAADADGYVLRPNVDTLIEGMDMREAQRAYEANLNVIETARTMASRTLDILKR, encoded by the coding sequence ATGAGCGATCCCGTCAATGGCCGAAACGGCGCGCCCCGCAACAGCGCCATGGCCGTCGCGGCCTCCGCCCTCACGGCGCAGCAGTCGCGCATGCGGATCATCGCCGAGAATATCGCCAACGCCGAATCGACCGCTCGCACGGCAGGCGGCCAGCCCTATCGCCGCCAGATCCCCGTATTCGAGGCGCGCCAGATCGACGGCGCGACCGGAGTCTCCCTGGCCGAGGTCCGCCCGGACCAAAGCGACTTCCGCCGCGAATACGATCCGTCGCATCCCGCCGCCGATGCCGACGGCTATGTGCTGCGTCCCAATGTCGACACCCTGATCGAGGGCATGGACATGCGCGAGGCCCAGCGGGCCTACGAAGCCAATCTGAACGTGATCGAGACCGCGCGGACGATGGCAAGCCGCACCCTCGATATCCTGAAACGCTAG
- the scpB gene encoding SMC-Scp complex subunit ScpB: MTDLTFTPDEAEIERRVEALLFAAAGPLSAADIARRLPEGADAGRAISALRARYEGRGVELACVADRWVFRTAADLSFLMTEEREEPRRLSKAALETLAIIAYHQPVTRAEIESVRGVSISRGTLDLLLEMGFVRLRGRRRTPGRPVTYATADRFLEHFGLASLYDLPGAAEMKAAGLLDLSLPTGFEVPDPSRAGPDDEDPIEDGDAPEFAQDFVGD, translated from the coding sequence GTGACCGACCTGACCTTTACCCCCGACGAGGCCGAGATCGAGCGACGCGTCGAGGCGCTGCTGTTCGCCGCCGCCGGTCCGCTGTCCGCTGCCGACATTGCGCGCCGCCTGCCGGAGGGGGCCGACGCCGGTCGGGCTATTTCGGCGCTGAGGGCACGTTACGAGGGCCGGGGCGTCGAACTGGCCTGTGTCGCGGACCGCTGGGTCTTCCGGACGGCGGCCGACCTGTCCTTCCTGATGACGGAAGAGCGCGAGGAGCCGCGCCGCCTGTCCAAGGCTGCGCTCGAGACCCTGGCCATCATCGCCTACCATCAGCCGGTCACCCGGGCCGAGATCGAGAGCGTGAGAGGGGTGTCGATCTCGCGCGGCACTCTGGACCTGCTGCTGGAGATGGGGTTCGTGCGCTTGCGGGGACGCAGGCGGACGCCGGGCCGGCCGGTCACCTATGCGACGGCAGACCGGTTCCTGGAGCATTTCGGACTGGCGAGCCTGTACGACCTGCCGGGCGCGGCGGAGATGAAGGCGGCAGGATTGCTGGACCTGTCGCTGCCCACCGGGTTCGAGGTGCCGGATCCCTCGCGCGCCGGACCGGACGATGAGGATCCCATCGAGGATGGCGACGCGCCCGAGTTCGCCCAGGATTTCGTCGGCGACTGA
- the nagZ gene encoding beta-N-acetylhexosaminidase, whose amino-acid sequence MTTAAIYGCSGLVLTGEERAFFADARPWGFILFRRNVDSPEQVLRLTEALRHSVGWDAPVLVDQEGGRVQRLGPPHWPKYPPGDAYLKATNDPLTARELARLGGRLMAHDLKAVGININCAPVLDVPTAGAHDIIGDRAYAQDPATVTQLGRAVAEGLLAGGVLPVIKHMPGHGRAFADSHKELPTVNAGLEALDAWDFAPFKAMSDMPIGMTAHIVFTAIDRKRPATQSRKAIRMIRDRLGFGGLLLSDDLVMNALSGTLTERAEKSLKAGCDLVIHWNGDLAQMREVAEGVGRLKGGAARRAAAALARIVHTPEPLDVSEARGRFDAMLAGRLTAAKGPDVGEAQA is encoded by the coding sequence GTGACCACCGCCGCCATCTATGGCTGTTCCGGGCTGGTGCTGACCGGGGAAGAACGCGCCTTCTTCGCCGACGCCCGGCCGTGGGGCTTCATCCTGTTCCGGCGCAATGTGGACAGCCCCGAACAGGTGTTGCGACTGACAGAGGCCCTGCGCCACAGCGTCGGCTGGGACGCGCCGGTTCTGGTCGATCAGGAGGGCGGGCGTGTCCAGCGGCTGGGTCCACCCCACTGGCCGAAATATCCGCCGGGTGACGCCTATCTGAAGGCCACCAACGATCCCCTGACGGCCCGCGAACTGGCCCGGCTGGGCGGGCGGCTTATGGCCCATGACCTGAAGGCGGTCGGTATCAACATCAATTGCGCGCCTGTTCTGGACGTGCCGACGGCGGGGGCTCACGACATCATCGGCGACCGCGCCTATGCGCAGGATCCGGCCACGGTGACCCAGCTGGGCCGCGCTGTGGCCGAAGGGCTTCTGGCGGGCGGCGTCTTGCCCGTCATCAAGCATATGCCCGGCCACGGCCGCGCCTTCGCCGACAGCCACAAGGAGCTGCCCACGGTCAACGCCGGGCTGGAGGCGCTGGATGCCTGGGACTTCGCCCCGTTCAAGGCCATGTCCGACATGCCGATCGGCATGACCGCCCACATCGTCTTCACCGCCATCGACCGGAAGCGTCCGGCGACCCAGTCGAGGAAAGCCATCCGGATGATCCGCGATCGTCTGGGCTTCGGTGGCCTGCTGCTATCCGACGATCTGGTGATGAATGCCCTGTCCGGCACCCTGACGGAGCGGGCGGAAAAGTCCCTGAAGGCCGGGTGCGATCTGGTCATCCACTGGAACGGGGACTTGGCCCAGATGCGTGAGGTGGCCGAGGGGGTCGGTCGTCTGAAGGGCGGGGCGGCCCGGCGCGCGGCGGCGGCCCTGGCCCGGATCGTCCATACGCCCGAGCCGCTGGACGTGTCCGAGGCGCGCGGCCGGTTCGATGCCATGCTGGCCGGGCGGTTGACCGCGGCGAAGGGTCCGGACGTCGGCGAGGCCCAGGCATGA
- a CDS encoding flagellar hook-basal body complex protein FliE, which translates to MNPLMAARAYAATQGAGETGAGATVTGGPDFSQMLQGVMGDMTNQTRAAETQMTQAVQGQGSMIDMVTAVSSAEASLETVIAVRDQVIQAYQEIMRMPI; encoded by the coding sequence ATGAACCCCTTGATGGCGGCACGGGCCTATGCGGCCACCCAGGGTGCCGGTGAAACCGGTGCCGGGGCTACCGTCACGGGCGGCCCCGACTTCTCGCAGATGCTGCAGGGGGTCATGGGCGACATGACCAACCAGACCCGGGCCGCCGAGACGCAGATGACCCAGGCGGTTCAGGGTCAGGGATCGATGATCGACATGGTTACGGCCGTCTCGAGCGCCGAGGCCTCTCTGGAAACCGTCATCGCCGTCCGCGACCAGGTGATCCAGGCCTATCAGGAAATCATGCGGATGCCGATCTAG
- a CDS encoding segregation and condensation protein A, which translates to MSETFQPNLDFTAVAEVDDRDAFVVDLDGYEGPLHVLLALARNQKVDLLKLSITRLAEQYLAFVHEARRRNFSLAADYLVMASWLAYLKSRLLLPRTDQGKGDEPPAEEMAAALAFRLQKLEAMRKASEALQARPQLKRDFFMRGDPQATVIVPSDRIDASLYELMAAYVGQRRREQARHYNPGQRVEAYPLEEARDWLRHILPQLSDWTSLEWVAPVRDGVGPSQASLMASTLSAGLELVKEGAMEVRQEKAFDEVWLKRRGLGHGLELTP; encoded by the coding sequence ATGTCTGAGACCTTCCAGCCCAATCTGGATTTCACGGCGGTGGCCGAGGTCGATGACCGTGACGCCTTCGTGGTCGATCTGGACGGCTATGAAGGGCCGCTGCACGTCCTGCTGGCCCTTGCGCGGAACCAGAAGGTCGACCTGCTGAAGCTGTCGATCACCCGGCTGGCCGAACAGTATCTGGCCTTCGTCCACGAGGCGCGGCGGCGGAATTTCTCGCTGGCGGCGGACTATCTGGTGATGGCGTCCTGGCTGGCCTATCTGAAATCCCGTCTGCTGCTGCCCCGCACCGACCAGGGCAAGGGCGACGAACCGCCCGCCGAGGAGATGGCGGCCGCCCTGGCCTTCCGGCTGCAGAAGCTGGAGGCGATGCGCAAGGCATCGGAGGCCCTGCAGGCCCGGCCGCAGCTGAAGCGCGATTTCTTCATGCGGGGCGATCCCCAGGCGACGGTGATCGTGCCGTCCGACCGGATCGATGCCAGCCTGTATGAGCTGATGGCCGCCTATGTGGGGCAGCGCCGCCGGGAACAGGCCCGGCACTACAATCCCGGCCAGAGGGTCGAGGCCTATCCACTGGAGGAGGCGCGCGACTGGTTGCGTCACATCCTGCCGCAGCTGTCCGACTGGACCTCGCTGGAGTGGGTGGCCCCCGTCCGCGACGGAGTGGGTCCCTCCCAGGCTTCCCTGATGGCCTCCACCCTCTCCGCCGGCCTGGAGCTGGTCAAGGAAGGGGCCATGGAAGTCCGTCAGGAGAAGGCTTTCGACGAGGTGTGGCTGAAGCGGCGAGGGCTCGGCCACGGTCTGGAGCTGACGCCGTGA